Sequence from the Pecten maximus chromosome 8, xPecMax1.1, whole genome shotgun sequence genome:
tggcacgtccttaaatgaccctggctgttaataggatgttgaacaatatataccaaataaaccaaatttgCTTTGTTACATGCGAAGAGATTGCACTTTggcagattttgacatttgaagcaccaatatttcaatttctactcaagtttgactcaatgaaactaccaaacttaatctgtttcatttgctcatgaatttgaccagattaacactgatcagtgcgtatgaatacatgattaaaatccttccgcggaatgatttcactttttctacattgctGTTATAAGCAtcgaataattattaaaattatcaaatttataaagtattcttgtattttatgaaagaccagatatgctaaatacttttattttgacaaagtaatactgtttttcaATCCTGAAAtagcggactattttactcgaccgactagacatgcaaaatccggaactcctcgggcttttccgcatttagacttgcacaagctacaagatattaatatctaggccgacttttttattcgagaaaaaaaaccaattgaaatataaggattgaatctagatttggtcgatttcatggggtcatgaattgagttgctcttgagacaaattcaacatgaactgcttcgcagttcattaaatttgtctcaagagcatctcagttcatgaccccatgaaatcgaccaaatcaaaattcaatccttaaatatataGATTGTGTACAATATATCTCCCGTACGCCCGCGATCATATATTCATCGAGAGGGGCGGGACTATTTAAGATGGAGAGGTTATGTTTGAAAGACATTTTGGACGAAGACGTCATCGTGTCCTCGAGAGGATGACGTCAGTGTCCAGGAGGGGATGACGTCATTATATCCTTGagaaaaatatgttattgtaaCCAGGCGAGCACGACGTCATTGTGTTCTTACGAGGATGACGTCAGTGTATCTTGGAGAGAAAGATTTTATTGTATCCAGGAGAGGATGACGTCATTGTGTTCTTACGAGGATGACGTCAGTGTATCCTGGAGAGAAAGATTTTATTGTATCCAAGAGAGGACGACCCCGATGACGTCATTGTGTACCTGAGAGGATGATCTCCTTGTATCCTGGAGGGAATTACGTCATGGTACATCGAGAGGATTATGTACTTGTATCATGGAAAGAATGACGACGTTGTGTCTTTGAAATAAGTTTGCCATTGTAACCTGGAATGGATGACGTCATTGTATCAAGGAGAGAATGACGTCATTGTATCCAGGAGAGGATGACGTCATTGTATCTGGGAGAGGATGACGTCATTCTATCCAGAAAAGGATGACGTCATTGTATCCAGAAAAGGATGACGTCCTTCTATCCTTGAGAAAATATCGTTATTGTGTTCTCCAGATAAAGGTATGAGTATGTCCTGGTGCGAATGCCGTCCTTGTAAAAGGATGACGTCATTGTGTCCTAGAACATGACTTCATTGTATCCTGAAAGGAATGATTAGTCAATGGTTCCTCAAGAAAATTACGTCAATATATCCTAGAAAGAATGATGTTTCCTTGAGGGAATTACGATATTGCATCCATGAGAGAATGACGTCAGTGTATTCTCGAGTGGATGACGTCATTTTGAGAGGACGAAGTcattttatcataaataaatTTGATCGATACCTTGGAGGCATATTCATGATTTTGAATTGCTGTTGTGTGAAGCACTATTTAGAAACGAAATGAAGCAAGCTTtctatttaaacaaaactgAACAAAAATAGATTTTCAATTACTTGCTGACGTTGAAGAATATCTTTCCGTGGCTTAAATAACACGCAATGTTATCACGAAGATATGGATAAGAGGATTACAGTTGCCGTAATTCTCACAAATACTGGACCTTAGCTTGAAGAGTACAGCAATTATCAACATATTTATAATACCGTAATTGTGTAAGAAATCATGTCTTTGATACGCAAAATGTATTTTCAGCTATCGGTCATCTACATGTGTAAAACAAGAGAGTAACTGTATTATTAGCAAGGACGTAAGTCTTGAAAATTATGAATTAATTAGAAGGATAATATATTGGTTCtagtatttttttatgaaaacaacGACCGGTGGAACgccgacgacgacgacgacgacgacgacgacgaggaggaggaggaggaggaggaggaggaggaggaggaggagccACTTACCGCCTTACACATATACACCATGGGTCCTTGAGGGCAAGTACACCCTAAACTTACACATATACACCATGGGTCCTTGAGGTTACACCCTAAACTTACACATTTACACCATGGGTCCTTGAGGGCAAGTCTTAAACTTACACATTTACACCATGGGTCCTGGAGGGCAACACTTAAACTTACACATATACACCATGGGTCATGGAGGGCAAGTCTTGAACTTACACATATACACCATGGGTCATGGAGGGTACACCCTAAACTTACACATGACCACCATGGGTCCTAGAGGGTACGCCCTAAACTTACACATAACCACCATGAGTCATGAAGGGCAAGTCCTAAACTTACACATATACACCACGAGTCCTTTAATATCGAGAGTACGCCTCAATCATCCACGATCCACAATGGCCCCTGGAGTATTCAGGGTTCGCCTGAAATGATCGCAGAGAAGgcaattatatttcaaatatatcaaaacgtTAAAAACAATATCTTAGTTCACGTTGAAACTCATAAACATGGCAATATCAGGTTTTACGGAAATTGTTTAAGCATAATTACGTATTGACATACGAGTTCTCTGAAAGCATCAGTAtttgttattttctaaaatattgaTTGTGAAGCAGGCTCATGGGTATACGGAATTggatttgtttaaattttgtgtCGTTATGTGCCCATGagtattttttataacaaagcCACACATTGCTAACCTTGCAGTCGTCCACTCGTCGCTCAGGTAAAGCTATGTCAAACAGGGACAGCGTCGTCACACATGGACAGTATCGTCACACATGGACAGTATCGTCACACATGGACAGCGACGCCACATAGTGGCAGCATCGTCTACTCGTCACTCCCGTACAGCGTCGTCAAACAGGGACAGCGTCGTCACACATGGACAGCGTCGTCACACATGGACAGCGTCGTCACACATGGACAGCGTCGTCAAACAGGGACAGCGTCGTCACACATGGACAGCGTCGTCACACATCGACGGCGTCGTCACACATGGACGGCGTCGTCACACATGGACAGCGTCGTCTAACAGGTACAGCGTCGTCACACATCGACAGTGTCGTCACACATGGACAGTGTCGTCACACATCGTTTCtgttaaatgtatgtattttagcTCAGTCAAGTTTTAACTGGTTCTCAAAAAATAGAAAGTTCTATTTTGAAAAATAGCGTTTATTGAAGAAAACGTTCAGTTATGGAATCTTTGATACGCCTTAGTATAAGGAAATTCTCCGTATTCTGAatcttattttatataaagaacATTTTCCAGCTTATAAAGATGAACATTTCTGGAAAAGATTCCGGATGAATAAGGCCTAAAATACCGAATAAGTTTATAAATAAGTAAAAGAATAGTATGCACACTGGGGTTCCTTACCGGCCCTCCGCTAAACATAGCTATAGTGACCTTTtccttgacccaaaaacccctGGAAATCGAAATTGTCCAATAGATTATGGGCCTTTATCAATGTTATCATTGTgtaaagtttgatcaaaatggGGTCGCTAGTGCGCTGTCAAACTTTGGTGTTACGTACGTACATATGTAAAAGATGGACGGAGAAAAGAAACTATAGCTAAAGTCATCTTGTTTTTAGAACAAAACCACCCAAACAACACCATCGGATAGCTTGATAGGCTGCACAAGTTAGTTTTAGTTTACCATTACCAAAGCGGGAACGAAAACGGCCTCAGTTTAAACATTGTTTAAAACCAACTTGAGAACAAAAACTTAGACTATAGGTTTTGGGGAGGAAATTGCCCTCTGAAATGCTATTCCGGAATAATGGTCAAGGTCTTTagtattataaatacatttttggtCTGCATTGACCTATTaacctttatatacatgtattgcacCAAACGGAACAGGGTTACGCGGTAAAGCTATTTGAACTCAACACCTAGAAATCGACTTCAAAGAGTAAATGTATGTTTCTACTGGAGCTTATTAGCAACCGAAACtgattttgtgttatatatcgcATCATAACCTCTAACATCTCTACTGATCGTGAAAATGTTAAAGACTCTGGTCTTTTGGTCTAATGTAACGCTTTCTCGCAGTTAGGTATCACAAAGAATAAGCATGCCAAACAAAAATACTTTCTGAAATAAACAGAATAGTAGTCCCTGATTATTTGTAGCTGAACAAGTTGTCTGTTTGACgcaatatatttatttgataaataagaGAAATGTTTGCGTCATCAAGAGAtaattgtaaacaaacacacacatgtTCCTAGCTTATCACGAGCCTCTTCTAATTGGCAATTGTTTTCTTCTAATACACGAAAAAAACTTCAGTGTAAGTGGGTCGAACGAGTGCAAAATCCATCACTTTCAGAACGTCTGTCGGGCGCTTAACTCTTACACAGTTTTATCATTAAGTTTTGTTTGCgttgatttttacattttgcaTGCGTGTTATATCTCTTTTGAAAGTATTTGGCATTAGATTTTGATTTAATGGAATTGGAGTGGACACCATGTTAGAACCACGCCCTAATGCTATAAATAACCGTCCTTGTGCTAATTTGTAGTTGGGGATTGGCAGGGGATTTGAGTTCGCTATATAGAGAATATTGCATGGTAAAATCCATATCACATGCATTATCAGCACGAGGACCTAATGTCAGACCGAATACCCAATATCAGGCCGAGGACCCAATATCAGACCGAATACCCAATATCAGGCCGAGGACCCAATGTCAGAACGAGGACCCAATATCAGGCCAAAGACCTAATATCAGCCCGAGGACCCAATATCAGACCGAGGACTAAATATCAGGACGAGGACCTAATATCAGACAGAGGACCCAATATCAGACCGAGGACCCAATATCAGAACGAGGACCCAATATCAGAACGAGGACCCAATATCAGGCCGAGGATCCAAAATCAGAACGAGGACCCAATATCAGAACGAGGACCCAATATCAAATCAAGGACCGAATATCAGGCCGAGGACCGAATATCAGAACGAGGACCCAATATCAGAACGAGGACCCAATATCAGAAAGAGGACCCAATATTAGACTGAAGACCCAATATCAGAACGAGGACCCAATATCAGGACGAGGACCTAAAGTCAGACCGAGGACCCAATATCAGACCGAGGACCCAATATCAGAACGAGGACCCAATATCAGAACGAGGGCACAATATCAGACTGAGGACCCAATGTCAGGCCGAGGACCCGATGTCAGACCGAGGACTAAATATCAGCCCGAGGGTCCAATATCAGACCGAGGACCCAATATCAGACCGAGGACCCAATATCAGAACGAGGACCAAATATCAGCCCGAGGGTCCAATATCAGACCGAGGACCCAATATCAGACCGAGGACCCGATGTCAGACCGAGGACCCGATGTCAGACCGAGGACCCAATATCAGACCGAGGACCCAATATCAGACCGAGGACCCAATATCAGACCGAGGACCCAATATCAGACCAAGTACCCAATATCAGACCGAGGACCCGATGTCAGACCGAGGACCCAATATCAGAACGAGGACCCAATATCAGACCGAGGACCCAATATCAGACCGAGGGTCCAATATCAGACCGAGGGTCCAATATCAGACCGAGGACCCAATATCAAGCCGAGGACCCGATGTCAGACCGAGGACCCAATATCAGAACGAGGACCCAATATCAGACCGAGGACCCAATATCAGACCGAGGGTCCAATATCAGACCGAGTACCCAATATCAGACCGAGGACCCGATGTCAGACCGAGGACCCAATATCAGAACGAGGACCCAATATCAGACCGAGGACCCAATATCAGACCGAGGACCCAATATCAGACCGAGGGTCCAATATCAGACCGAGGACCCAATATCAGGCCGAGGACCCAATATCAGACCGAGGACCCAATATCAGACCGAGGACCCAATATCAGACCGAGGACCCAATATCAGACCGAGTACCCAATATCAGACCGAGGACCCAATATCAGACCGAGGACCCAATATCAGGCCGAGGACCAATATCAGGCCGAGGACCCAATATCAGACCGAGGACCCAATATCAGACCGAGGACCCAATATCAGACCGAGGACCCAATATCAGACGAAGTATCAAATTGGTCGAGGGCTgatatgacatgtgatatgGATTTTACCGCGTTTTATTCTGTTGATCATAAACTGAGACTCTGAATGTTAGATTCAAAATTCTAATGAAACAGCAACAACaaatgctgtttttttttttatgtaattagAAGCCCACGACTTCACGTACCGATCTTTTGTACGATGATGTACCTTTCTCGTGGTTTTGTGGTCTTTGTAAAATTCGGATTAAATATAACAGGGAAGAAACAAAATATCGACAAGGTGGGCGAGACGCC
This genomic interval carries:
- the LOC117332965 gene encoding uncharacterized protein LOC117332965; the encoded protein is MSGRGPDVRPRTKYQPEGPISDRGPNIRPRTQYQNEDQISARGSNIRPRTQYQTEDPMSDRGPDVRPRTQYQTEDPISDRGPNIRPRTQYQTKYPISDRGPDVRPRTQYQNEDPISDRGPNIRPRVQYQTEGPISDRGPNIKPRTRCQTEDPISERGPNIRPRTQYQTEGPISDRVPNIRPRTRCQTEDPISERGPNIRPRTQYQTEDPISDRGSNIRPRTQYQAEDPISDRGPNIRPRTQYQTEDPISDRVPNIRPRTQYQTEDPISGRGPISGRGPNIRPRTQYQTEDPISDRGPNIRRSIKLVEG